One genomic region from Tigriopus californicus strain San Diego chromosome 4, Tcal_SD_v2.1, whole genome shotgun sequence encodes:
- the LOC131878951 gene encoding huntingtin-like encodes MATLEKLSKAMDTLKLNAHRSPVGVDLTMSASEKMCHCQTITDSLCQSASTNWKSVDFAKYLTVCMEMFFTLLDDPLVDVRLMADENLNKVIHHLVDTHGGRLQVELFKEIKKNGSARSVRTALLKFSELAAKIRPQKCRPYVVNVLPCLVNIARRQEEVLHEALAVAIPRIFQALGSFTEENEIRLMLKTYIANLFDANVAIRRTTARSLTALCVHSRQAEHFLPWLLGTLLDFLVPISANEDTPGSRILGILACIRLIIPEISRLAKLEEETLLIKQFIQIYELCLHYMRHQDHNIVGHALEALQQLFKSPPQFFLPILTSPAGIKHSYIFDSSIGAALASSVSRMNSLVIDEDEENLLDLEPSVADETPRGKVQIMDVPEIPSPKHDSDPTSNMDDQGDCSIASQADEGSIYEPQDPNQHPENNEEENEGNDNDEDGHPPELDWVDPTGSSTPGEWKALLEFEDIGRFDDADIPLIFCARKIIRAFLLTHEKGTFVPNQQARVSIKVLAFGCLSQVLKLCPKIFLLTLSCDQDEEDPVTPLVRDVINFTSHEDPQIRGCVGLLLGGLLHGALIESGGNLEIWFNQRRPDHDDIVSTLIDLLQDQSHITLKHTIHALSYFMPKLFQSLSGKLVLSLLEEIHSLAQSSYWLVRVEICELIACIPFAALFHLSTDCRLQRKLQDILMRFLQDEDSRIRHHAAKSLVQVSVHMYSPVDNLNENPVIFEASQQARRLLHPILTSLETPWSANKDMESQLGGSIEQNLIFRSIDHIFQELLVCSNPSGTSGCLEALSEFAKTFPPKDFTKGWSCHMPRPRKSSNTRSEGGLSSPALDILKTLKDFLLKSSTSQDFSNHVRLLTLSGSLFTGLSQVQENRIGVASNTPVISEDKRLHDLGMDLFVHCVRLLAVTSAVLEATPPQNNTPKPAMAAMPSPSLSPIKKSLGPPVLSRGSESGSLEKSPKHGDQSTNVTGQDASKKLGAFSHSTHYLKMYDLVKNLYSNHLLTLDSENASKFVQLYSGVLECLTAVLNSAWGNIVGKNSEEFLGYLKTNIRVHPLNTLVCVQAFLRCIFRANEPVDDRALPMSPTHSHHQVVPRQKGLFNPCFDVPYNELVHTFHLARDSMSIPERPEIPMFQRARSHHRVSKAGMFKTISKTTDRTSLASCIRLFEPIVIKALKLYTLTTDVDQQGQVLQLLIQLIQLRVNYCLLDSDQIFIGFVQKQLELIEESQILNPGPLILHIFRFLVLLSYEKYHSKAIIDVAKILRACEGLFASGLDARKYVLPALVPVAQDLFQNRSNTGGDTMDLESQREVVLNMLLKLIIYPEALEVILQMMVALKIEAEEKWRKLSRTLMDVLVPLLASQKIQIDNKAALDLIHGIFASLCPSSLRPVDPLLSAMLTCFVDLANLKEVERWVGFILVSLTAITNQSPEEGILGRLEELGIQVGSPSPQALLDTSMESSTSSSDPLRLGGQVRPEITFAKFLIQVIGASCSKLHQIAYSQSIGATGSFLEHEISHLLLFVSYMFQSGRYVRVVKAAQALARGEPDQNDMLTVDTISDLFLQISHVSPVLTLQWLYILVLMNHCPQGYWSRVLSPEHRMDLERHFPVSKTISAGLNQEIVRTGALVLFCDYLCDNITNVEATSWLVVNHVRDIIMNFKESPVQDFVMSMHSSAASSVLLFQAIASRCDRGHDVIFMREALNVMDNVHPSHTGKLLVCLVKRFLLSPIVALARSANLVICLRLEHLLKNGVDQVKQCFPENDLSEILELLRHRKSLPRFGRLVGLLNRLCNEYYDLSPIEGEEIRVFHPETLSQLKADQDWFIRQVKHRVCNSHTSGEVCADLLAHLDYEVILNILNQKDVKPPVLVHCFRHSKRVGFATDKAFLIDATTVTLFQSIRDVTHNLPKPFAIVKPDHWEAKPAESIYFSKLEATLAVDEFRDTWANLQDALIAFFEYDTNDAKLGSDPETIASIGRFGILSLEVCKWLLCNTVENVGAIHSQIARGLHLMARIVSHQSLFEWLNKSENHLFAVSGVFILENVIYDHLKLQRVNVEMPSCFKEILDSLEEKSAVRANVVLNQLFRLAFFSPMQDETLITEDIKDTILALSRLQIFTSYIRTPPSAWKYGWNVDPSGPWGTQFPFIPVDMLQDVEILREYVQAILVLGWNSKQQFEEIWMSLLGIFSIKTDDLSEEEIKALSQSSALVVQAVTTLITNTMFLPKPGQTNLSKPIHSSRDSASPFFMSPRGQQLTAVQNYLQVFLEKESRIKNFLKVDSSQNLERYHDISERKVALGQISVGYIMNAIRHCEDLSEGGDSRSSGKFGALSLPFLLREDCLHASRLDVQSCLHFLFDLYSQWLQNPYAQETPLNLLTETVRSILCLSDLFTDINHFQWMFASFSELQQAHPVEDEIMNALLNLGLAKSISVLGGDSEVLERVRRVLESGFKRPHLASKICCLHGVLYILESEVIAMTEKVLFIPMTTDYLSLYLQSSLSSRAQSEQHLTLIWSATFYILENFDKDLHKNHWHSQTLQMAVGAVGKVNTPRNVYNLLLAGLERMVVAGILDHRTLDQVVKLSTDLLTEPNPAITIPAVQLFLVCMYCSTGANISIETPSGGIEDPERLMQAMEQMSILFDCIRRAGASEARLLCAILPKVLGDFFPASDVINRVVSEFMSPGQPHQILLSGVMCSMFKQSAQQNQTEMLKEWVLMALPSFSKRLPLGHSVWCLTCFFISASSHSPWLQAYFPVLQQRCGLLHHEDKKLFCLAAREFFQSLNETSQKTKFIESVESMAQDGNPYDDILHSIR; translated from the exons ATGGCTACCTTGGAGAAACTGTCCAAAGCCATGGACACGTTGAAGCTCAACGCCCACCGATCGCCGGTGGGCGTGGACCTGACCATGAG CGCGTCCGAGAAGATGTGCCATTGTCAAACCATCACGGACTCGTTGTGTCAATCGGCCTCGACCAATTGGAAATCCGTGGACTTTGCCAAATACCTCACCGTCTGCATGGAGATGTTTTTCACCTTGTTGGATGACCCGCTGGTCGATGTCCGCCTCATGGCCGATGAAAACCTCAACAAGGTCATTCATCATTTGGTGGATACCCATGGCGGACGACTCCAG GTCGAACTCTTCAAGGAGATCAAGAAGAACGGCTCGGCCCGCTCAGTCCGGACGGCCTTGCTCAAGTTCTCAGAGTTGGCCGCCAAAATTCGACCCCAGAAATGTCGCCCCTACGTTGTCAACGTGTTGCCGTGTTTGGTCAATATCGCGCGCCGACAGGAGGAGGTCTTACACGAGGCCTTGGCCGTGGCCATTCCTCGCATCTTTCAGGCTTTGGGTAGCTTCACCGAGGAAAACGAGATTCGTTTGATGCTCAAGACCTACATCGCCAATTTGTTTGACGCCAATGTGGCCATTCGCCGCACCACGGCCCGCTCTTTGACGGCCCTTTGTGTGCACAGCCGCCAAGCTGAGCATTTCTTGCCCTGGTTATTGGGCACGTTGTTGGATTTTCTGGTGCCCATCAGCGCCAACGAAGATACGCCTGGGTCACGGATTTTGGGCATTCTGGCGTGTATTCGCCTGATTATCCCGGAAATCTCTCGATTGGCCAAGTTGGAAGAAGAAACCCTCCTCATCAAGCAGTTCATTCAGATCTATGAGCTGTGCCTCCATTACATGAGGCATCAGGATCACAATATTGTCGGACACGCCTTGGAAGCGCTTCAACAGCTGTTCAAGAGCCCtccccaattttttttgcctattCTAACCTCGCCCGCTGGGATAAAGCATTCCTACATATTCGATTCATCCATTGGAGCTGCTTTGGCGTCAAGCGTTAGTCGGATGAACAGTTTAGTCATCGATGAGGACGAAGAGAACCTTTTGGATCTCGAACCGAGCGTGGCCGATGAAACGCCCCGAGGAAAAGTCCAAATCATGGATGTGCCCGAAATCCCTAGTCCGAAACATGACAGCGATCCCACCTCTAATATGGATGATCAGGGTGATTGTTCCATTGCATCACAAGCCGATGAGGGATCCATTTATGAGCCTCAGGACCCGAATCAGCACCCAGAGAATAACGAGGAAGAGAATGAGggtaatgataatgatgaagaTGGTCATCCTCCGGAATTGGATTGGGTTGATCCAACTGGGAGTTCAACACCTGGTGAATGGAAAGCTTTATTAGAATTTGAAGACATCGGGCGGTTTGACGATGCCGATATCCCCTTGATATTCTGTGCCCGCAAAATTATCCGAGCTTTTTTGTTGACCCATGAAAAAGGCACGTTTGTACCCAATCAGCAAGCTCGTGTTAGTATCAAAGTTTTGGCGTTTGGATGTCTGAGCCAAGTGCTTAAATTGTGCCCCAAAATCTTCCTGTTGACATTGTCGTGCGATCAAGACGAAGAAGATCCTGTGACTCCACTAGTGAGGGATGTGATCAACTTTACATCCCACGAGGATCCTCAGATTCGAGGCTGTGTGGGCCTTCTCTTGGGCGGGTTACTACACGGAGCTTTAATCGAGTCGGGAGGCAACCTCGAAATCTGGTTTAACCAGAGACGTCCTGATCACGACGATATAGTGTCGACCCTCATCGACTTGCTTCAAGATCAATCCCATATCACGTTGAAGCACACCATTCACGCCTTGAGTTATTTCATGCccaaattgtttcaaagtcTGAGCGGGAAGCTGGTGCTCTCACTTTTGGAAGAAATCCATTCTCTGGCCCAATCAAGTTACTGGTTGGTCAGAGTTGAGATTTGTGAGCTGATTGCTTGCATTCCATTCGCGGCATTGTTTCATCTTTCCACTGATTGCCGGTTGCAAAGGAAGCTCCAGGATATATTGATGCGCTTTCTCCAGGACGAAGATTCCAGAATAAGGCATCACGCTGCTAAATCCTTGGTGCAGGTGTCCGTCCACATGTATTCGCCGGTGGACAATTTGAACGAGAACCCTGTCATTTTCGAGGCCTCTCAACAGGCTCGCCGTCTTCTCCATCCCATACTGACCTCTTTGGAGACCCCTTGGAGTGCCAATAAAGACATGGAATCTCAACTTGGAGGCTCCATTGAGCAAAATCTAATCTTCCGGTCaattgaccacattttccaaGAATTGCTCGTTTGTTCCAACCCTTCAGGGACTTCTGGCTGCCTTGAAGCCTTGTCAGAATTCGCCAAAACATTCCCGCCTAAAGATTTTACCAAAGGATGGTCTTGCCACATGCCTCGCCCTCGAAAGTCAAGCAATACCCGATCAGAAGGGGGTCTGTCAAGCCCGGCGCTTGACATCTTGAAGACATTGAAAGACTTTCTTCTCAAGAGCTCTACGTCTCAAGATTTCTCCAACCATGTTCGGCTCTTGACTTTATCCGGATCGCTATTCACAGGGCTCTCGCAAGTCCAAGAGAATAGAATTGGAGTTGCTTCCAATACTCCAGTAATATCCGAGGACAAAAGGCTGCATGATTTGGGCATGGACTTGTTCGTTCATTGCGTTAGGTTACTCGCAGTCACCAGTGCAGTCTTAGAGGCCACGCCACCGCAAAACAATACGCCCAAACCTGCCATGGCGGCCATGCCAAGTCCTAGTTTATCCCCCATCAAAAAGTCATTAGGTCCTCCTGTTCTATCGAGAGGAAGTGAATCCGGATCACTGGAAAAGAGCCCCAAACATGGGGATCAAAGTACTAACGTGACCGGTCAAGATGCTTCCAAAAAATTGGGAGCCTTCAGTCATTCCACGCATTATCTCAAGATGTACGATCTTGTGAAGAACCTCTATAGCAATCATCTTCTTACGTTGGACTCGGAGAATGCATCCAAATTTGTGCAACTGTATTCAGGGGTTCTCGAATGCTTGACAGCAGTGTTGAATTCAGCTTGGGGGAACATAGTTGGGAAGAACTCGGAGGAATTCCTCGGATATCTCAAGACCAACATTCGCGTGCATCCGTTGAATACTCTCGTGTGTGTTCAGGCATTCTTGCGTTGTATTTTCCGAGCCAACGAGCCTGTTGATGATAGGGCCCTCCCAATGTCTCCAACTCATTCGCATCACCAGGTTGTTCCACGACAAAAGGGGCTTTTTAATCCTTGCTTCGACGTTCCATACAACGAGTTGGTCCACACGTTTCATTTGGCTCGTGATTCGATGTCCATTCCAGAACGGCCGGAAATCCCCATGTTTCAAAGGGCACGGTCCCACCATCGCGTGAGCAAGGCCGGCATGTTCAAGACCATCAGCAAGACAACAGATCGAACTTCCCTAGCCTCGTGTATCCGATTGTTCGAACCAATCGTGATCAAGGCTTTAAAACTGTATACCCTGACCACCGATGTCGATCAACAAGGTCAAGTGTTGCAgcttttgattcaattgatTCAGTTGAGGGTGAATTATTGCTTGCTAGATTCggatcaaattttcattggatttgtccaaaaacaacTGGAACTCATCGAGGAGAGTCAAATCCTGAATCCCGGACCGCtgattttgcacattttccgGTTTTTGGTACTGCTTTCGTACGAGAAATATCACTCTAAAGCCATTATTGACGTGGCTAAAATCTTACGAGCTTGTGAAGGTCTATTTGCCTCTGGTCTAGATGCTCGTAAATATGTCCTCCCGGCCCTGGTCCCAGTGGCTCAAGATCTGTTCCAAAATCGCTCCAACACCGGGGGTGACACAATGGACTTGGAATCGCAGCGAGAGGTCGTGTTGAATATGCTGCTCAAGCTCATCATCTATCCGGAGGCTTTGGAGGTGATCCTTCAGATGATGGTGGCACTGAAAATTGAGGCCGAAGAGAAGTGGCGGAAATTGTCGCGGACTCTGATGGACGTGCTCGTTCCCCTTCTAGCCAGCCAGAAGATTCAAATCGACAACAAAGCGGCTTTGGACTTGATCCACGGGATCTTCGCATCCCTTTGCCCCAGTAGTCTACGTCCGGTGGACCCTTTGCTGTCCGCCATGCTGACTTGTTTTGTGGACCTGGCCAACCTTAAGGAAGTGGAAAGGTGGGTGGGATTCATCCTTGTGTCCTTGACCGCCATCACCAACCAGAGCCCCGAGGAAGGTATCTTGGGTCGATTGGAGGAACTGGGCATTCAAGTAGGATCGCCCTCTCCTCAAGCGCTTTTGGACACGTCAATGGAATCGTCGACGAGTAGTTCAGATCCTCTGAGACTCGGGGGTCAAGTTCGACCCGAGATCACATTCGCCAAGTTCCTAATTCAAGTGATCGGAGCCTCTTGTTCCAAGCTCCACCAAATTGCCTATTCCCAATCCATCGGGGCCACGGGCAGTTTCTTAGAGCACGAAATCTCTCACCTCTTGCTCTTCGTGAGTTATATGTTTCAATCAGGTCGGTATGTTCGTGTGGTGAAAGCGGCTCAAGCTTTGGCCAGAGGTGAACCGGACCAGAATGATATGCTCACCGTGGACACGATCAGCGACCTATTTCTTCAAATCAGTCACGTCTCGCCCGTTCTCACTCTTCAATGGTTGTACATTCTTGTGTTGATGAACCATTGTCCCCAAGGGTATTGGAGTCGAGTTTTGTCTCCCGAACATCGCATGGATTTAGAGCGACATTTCCCGGTGTCGAAAACAATTTCGGCGGGGTTGAACCAGGAGATTGTACGAACCGGTGCTTTGGTTCTCTTCTGTGATTATCTCTGCGATAACATTACCAACGTGGAAGCTACTTCTTGGTTGGTGGTAAACCATGTTCGTGATATCATCATGAACTTCAAGGAAAGCCCTGTTCAAGATTTTGTCATGTCCATGCACAGTTCTGCGGCTTCATCCGTCCTGCTTTTTCAAGCCATTGCTTCTCGATGTGATCGGGGGCATGATGTGATATTCATGAGAGAGGCTCTCAACGTCATGGACAATGTTCACCCGAGTCATACGGGTAAACTGCTGGTGTGTCTCGTGAAACGGTTTTTGCTCTCGCCCATTGTGGCTCTGGCTCGATCCGCTAACTTGGTCATTTGTCTCCGTTTGGAACACCTCCTCAAAAATGGCGTGGATCAGGTTAAACAGTGCTTTCCGGAGAACGACTTGTCCGAGATTCTCGAGCTTCTTCGACATCGGAAGTCCCTGCCGCGGTTCGGTCGATTGGTCGGTCTGCTGAATCGGCTATGTAACGAATATTATGATCTTTCGCCTATTGAGGGCGAGGAGATACGCGTGTTCCACCCTGAAACCCTATCTCAATTAAAAGCGGATCAAGATTGGTTCATCAGACAAGTCAAACACCGAGTGTGCAACAGCCACACTTCTGGTGAGGTATGTGCGGATTTATTGGCTCACCTGGATTACGAAGTGATCTTGAACATTCTCAACCAAAAAGACGTGAAGCCGCCCGTGTTGGTGCATTGTTTCAGACATTCCAAAAGAGTAGGTTTTGCCACAGACAAGGCATTCTTAATCGATGCAACCACAGTGACTCTATTTCAAAGCATTCGAGATGTCACCCACAATCTTCCTAAGCCATTCGCCATAGTCAAACCAGACCACTGGGAGGCAAAACCCGCCGAATCGATATATTTCTCCAAACTGGAAGCCACTCTGGCCGTCGACGAATTCAGAGACACTTGGGCCAATCTCCAGGATGCCTTAATTGCGTTCTTTGAGTACGACACCAACGATGCGAAACTTGGGAGTGACCCGGAGACGATTGCGAGCATTGGACGTTTCGGAATCCTTTCGTTGGAAGTTTGTAAGTGGTTACTGTGTAACACTGTAGAAAACGTCGGGGCCATTCACTCCCAAATAGCACGTGGATTGCATCTCATGGCCAGAATCGTGTCGCATCAAAGTCTGTTCGAATGGTTAAACAAAAGTGAGAACCACTTGTTTGCCGTGTCTGGTGTGTTTATCCTGGAAAATGTGATCTACGATCATCTGAAACTTCAAAGAGTCAATGTTGAAATGCCTTCTTgcttcaaagaaatattggatTCTCTAGAGGAGAAATCGGCTGTTCGAGCCAACGTGGTTTTGAATCAGTTGTTCCGCCTCGCCTTCTTCTCACCCATGCAAGATGAAACGTTGATCACTGAGGATATCAAGGACACCATTCTCGCTCTCAGTCGACTCCAAATATTCACTAGCTACATTCGGACTCCTCCCAGTGCTTGGAAATATGGCTGGAACGTAGATCCCAGTGGACCATGGGGAACTCAATTCCCATTCATCCCTGTAGACATGCTCCAAGATGTAGAGATTCTTCGGGAATATGTACAAGCTATTTTAGTTCTGGGCTGGAACTCCAAACAGCAGTTCGAAGAGATTTGGATGTCGCTGCTGGGGATTTTCAGCATCAAAACCGATGACCTCTCCGAAGAAGAAATTAAGGCTTTGAGTCAGTCTTCGGCTTTGGTGGTTCAAGCGGTGACCACTTTGATCACGAACACGATGTTTTTGCCCAAGCCTGGTCAGACCAACTTATCCAAGCCCATTCATAGCTCTCGGGACTCTGCCTCGCCTTTTTTCATGTCCCCCAGGGGTCAACAGCTCACCGCCGTTCAAAACTACCTTCAGGTGTTCTTGGAGAAAGAATCACGAATAAAAAACTTCCTCAAAGTCGATAGTTCCCAGAACTTGGAACGCTACCATGACATCTCGGAGCGCAAAGTAGCCCTGGGCCAGATAAGTGTGGGTTACATCATGAACGCGATCCGCCATTGTGAAGACCTCAGTGAGGGTGGAGATTCGAGATCCAGCGGTAAATTTGGCGCCCTGTCCTTGCCGTTTTTACTCAGAGAGGATTGTCTTCACGCCTCAAGGCTCGACGTCCAGTCGTGTTTGCATTTTCTGTTCGACTTGTATTCCCAATGGCTTCAGAACCCATACGCCCAAGAGACCCCACTCAACCTTTTAACCGAGACCGTGAGATCCATCCTTTGTCTGTCGGACCTGTTCACAGATATAAACCATTTCCAGTGGATGTTCGCCTCGTTCTCGGAGCTCCAGCAAGCCCATCCCGTGGAAGACGAGATCATGAACGCGCTCTTGAATCTCGGCCTAGCCAAATCGATCAGCGTCTTGGGTGGCGATTCCGAGGTTCTGGAACGTGTGCGACGAGTGCTAGAAAGCGGCTTTAAACGACCGCATCTGGCCTCCAAGATATGTTGTCTCCATGGCGTGCTGTACATCCTGGAAAGCGAAGTGATTGCCATGACGGAAAAGGTGCTTTTCATCCCAATGACCACCGATTACTTGAGCCTTTACCTGCAGAGTTCGCTAAGCTCTCGAGCTCAAAGCGAGCAACATCTGACCCTGATCTGGTCTGCGACTTTCTACATTCTGGAGAATTTCGACAAAGATCTCCACAAGAACCATTGGCACTCACAGACTCTCCAAATGGCTGTTGGAGCCGTTGGGAAAGTCAACACGCCACGGAATGTGTACAACCTACTTCTGGCCGGACTAGAGCGCATGGTCGTAGCGGGAATACTCGACCATCGCACTTTGGATCAAGTCGTGAAGCTGTCCACGGATCTCTTGACCGAACCGAACCCGGCCATTACCATCCCCGCTGTTCAGTTGTTCTTGGTCTGCATGTACTGCTCCACAGGCGCCAACATATCGATCGAAACGCCTTCTGGCGGCATCGAGGACCCGGAGCGACTCATGCAGGCCATGGAGCAGATGTCGATCCTCTTTGATTGCATTCGAAGGGCTGGAGCATCTGAGGCCCGTTTGCTGTGCGCCATTCTTCCGAAGGTTTTGGGCGACTTCTTTCCGGCGTCCGATGTCATCAATCGCGTGGTAAGCGAATTTATGTCTCCGGGACAGCCTCATCAAATCTTGCTCTCCGGGGTGATGTGCTCCATGTTCAAGCAGTCAGCCCAGCAAAACCAGACCGAGATGCTCAAGGAATGGGTGTTAATGGCCTTGCCCAGCTTTTCCAAGCGACTTCCTTTGGGTCATTCCGTGTGGTGCTTGACATGCTTCTTCATTTCGGCTTCAAGTCACAGCCCCTGGCTCCAGGCCTACTTTCCGGTCCTTCAGCAAAGATGCGGATTGCTCCATCATGAAGACAAGAAGCTGTTCTGTCTAGCAGCTCGTGAGTTCTTTCAAAGTCTAAATGAGACTTCACAAAAGACTAAATTCATTGAATCAGTCGAGTCTATGGCTCAGGACGGTAATCCTTATGATGATATTTTACATTCCATTCGATAA
- the LOC131879044 gene encoding uncharacterized protein LOC131879044 — MMRHVVGSTSQESDSSKKRKSSDGKGGSSPEGNAKQARWDTEGLATLRPCEEPSSSNHVVREPQRDPELSVEDLKQNLRHKDDELKKAISTQDKLLRELSSSVECPVCYNVPRVAPVPCCSNGHVICQRCKAKLENCPTCRVRLTDCVSQIAATIIHRVSHTCEFRYEGCTFKSDIDKITDHESSCIFRHVRCPHWACDETITAKNLTHHVIASECGDNYRDKPLPYREEMEYARALDDEEGNGFWRPSLIQFDGITFYLQVEKSGKTKNWYFYVQMEGSALDCKMYGVTIKVRKSLVSEGHSVVYNGDVCPIDIKGVGEVENSGGGLNIRNSIMENIFDVDALDRSDLEQQEESGGDVEGERFRFWVEVDIFKSPKITAVKTEKVVKNEK, encoded by the coding sequence ATGATGAGGCATGTCGTGGGATCCACTTCCCAAGAGAGTGACTCatcgaaaaagagaaaatcatCCGATGGAAAAGGCGGCTCATCCCCCGAGGGCAACGCCAAACAAGCCCGATGGGACACCGAAGGCTTGGCTACCTTGAGGCCCTGTGAAGAGCCCTCATCGTCCAATCATGTTGTGAGAGAACCTCAAAGAGATCCCGAGTTGTCAGTCGAAGACTTGAAGCAGAATTTACGCCATAAAGATGATGAACTCAAGAAAGCCATTTCGACTCAAGACAAACTGCTAAGAGAACTTTCCAGCTCGGTGGAATGCCCCGTGTGTTACAATGTTCCCCGTGTAGCTCCGGTTCCTTGTTGCTCGAACGGCCATGTGATCTGTCAACGATGCAAAGCCAAACTCGAAAATTGTCCCACTTGTCGGGTGCGGCTCACAGATTGTGTGTCTCAAATTGCCGCTACAATTATTCATCGAGTGTCTCATACATGCGAGTTTCGATACGAAGGGTGCACGTTCAAAAGTGACATCGACAAGATTACGGATCACGAATCGAGTTGTATCTTTCGACATGTACGCTGTCCTCATTGGGCGTGTGATGAGACGATCACGGCCAAGAATCTCACTCACCACGTAATTGCCTCCGAATGTGGAGACAACTATCGAGACAAGCCTCTGCCTTACCGAGAAGAGATGGAATACGCCCGGGCTTTAGATGATGAGGAAGGGAATGGCTTTTGGCGACCTTCGCTCATACAATTCGATGGCATCACGTTCTATCTCCAAGTGGAGAAATCGGGCAAGACCAAGAACTGGTATTTTTACGTCCAAATGGAAGGAAGTGCATTAGATTGCAAGATGTACGGCGTTACCATCAAAGTTAGGAAGAGTCTCGTGTCAGAAGGTCACTCAGTAGTCTACAATGGCGACGTGTGCCCAATTGATATCAAGGGCGTGGGTGAGGTCGAAAACAGCGGAGGAGGATTGAACATACGGAACTCCATTATGGAAAACATTTTCGATGTGGACGCCCTAGATCGATCAGATTTAGAGCAACAGGAGGAAAGTGGGGGCGATGTCGAAGGTGAACGCTTCCGATTTTGGGTCGAGGTTGATATATTCAAAAGTCCTAAAATAACTGCCGTCAAGACAGAGAAAGTGGTtaagaatgaaaaataa